The following proteins are encoded in a genomic region of Candidatus Cybelea sp.:
- the pheS gene encoding phenylalanine--tRNA ligase subunit alpha encodes MTELQNQLQDVQRRFADAVEAANDGQALENVRVAYLGRSGEVTLLRRGIGKLAPPQRRDAGMIINDAVAAMELALGAAGERLEERRFESELATSIDVTFPAISQPAGSIHPVRRIIEQSCAYFVRHGFAVVIGPEVEPDYYNFDALNIPPDHPAREGFDSFWLSDKMLLRPHTSPMQIRTMQRYAPPIAIVAPGKCFRRDAVDARHLFQFHQVEGLLVAEGIHFGHLKGMLTGLCRELFGQAQRVRFRPSYFPFTEPSAEVDTTCPKCNGTPAAIPCNMCGGSGWIELGGSGMVHPNVLREVGYDPERYSGWAFGFGVERLGLARYGVDDIRRFVKSEIEFLTQLGH; translated from the coding sequence ATGACGGAACTGCAAAATCAACTTCAAGACGTGCAGCGGCGCTTTGCCGATGCGGTCGAGGCTGCCAACGACGGGCAAGCGCTCGAAAATGTGCGTGTGGCATACCTCGGACGCAGCGGCGAAGTCACGCTGTTGAGGCGCGGCATCGGCAAACTCGCACCGCCGCAGCGGCGCGACGCAGGCATGATCATCAACGACGCCGTCGCGGCGATGGAGCTTGCACTGGGGGCCGCCGGCGAGCGGCTCGAAGAGCGCCGCTTCGAGAGCGAACTCGCGACCTCGATCGACGTGACCTTCCCGGCGATCTCGCAACCCGCCGGTTCCATCCACCCCGTCCGGCGCATCATCGAGCAGAGCTGCGCCTATTTCGTGCGTCACGGATTCGCCGTCGTCATCGGCCCAGAAGTCGAGCCGGACTACTACAACTTCGACGCGCTCAACATTCCCCCCGATCATCCGGCGCGCGAGGGATTCGACTCTTTCTGGCTCAGCGACAAGATGCTGCTCCGGCCGCACACCTCCCCGATGCAGATCCGAACGATGCAGCGCTACGCGCCGCCGATCGCGATCGTCGCGCCGGGCAAGTGCTTTCGGCGCGACGCGGTAGACGCGCGCCATCTCTTCCAGTTCCATCAGGTCGAAGGGCTGCTGGTCGCCGAGGGCATTCATTTCGGCCACCTCAAGGGAATGCTCACCGGGCTCTGCCGCGAGCTTTTCGGGCAAGCACAGCGCGTGCGGTTTCGGCCGTCGTATTTTCCCTTCACCGAACCGAGCGCCGAGGTCGATACCACTTGCCCGAAGTGCAATGGGACGCCGGCCGCGATCCCGTGCAACATGTGCGGCGGCTCGGGCTGGATCGAGCTGGGCGGCTCCGGGATGGTGCATCCCAACGTTCTTCGTGAGGTTGGATACGACCCGGAGCGTTATTCGGGCTGGGCGTTCGGCTTCGGCGTCGAGCGCTTGGGACTCGCGCGGTACGGGGTCGACGACATCCGCCGCTTCGTCAAGAGCGAGATTGAGTTCCTGACGCAGTTGGGCCACTAG